The Clostridium sp. DL-VIII DNA window CTAATATATTCTTAATGGATACTGCTTCTATATGGCACGCTCCCTCAGTATTTAGCTGAATAACAGGAATTCCAAGTGAATCAATTTTTTCTGCATCTAATTGTCCCGCAATATCTCCTTCTACCACAGCAATATTATATTTATCTTTTAACTTTTTTATTAATTCTATAATCAAGCTCGTCTTCCCCGTCCCAGGTGAGCCCATGACATTTACTAAATATACATTTTTACTTTTCAAAATCTCTTTAATTTCTTTACTGCAATCTTCATTATTTTCTGCAACCTGCTTTAGAACTTTAATTTTCATTCATTCACCTCTCGTATCTGAAATTTTCTAATAACATACTCACCTTATCTTTCTAATAAATATATAGAGTACTTTTTCTTTACTTTATAATAAGGCACATGAAAATAAATGACAAGTCCAAAGTTACCATGGATATTTTTCATCAATTCTCACTATTATAATTGTGAAGAGTTTTGTAGGCAGCACATCTATCCACATCCATAAAAACACTTGACTTAGAGTTAACTTAAAGGTATAAAATGATATCATGCACAAGAAAACAAAAAAAATGTTGTTTATAGTTTATCAGTATTTAATCTATAGATTAATCACTTTCATTAAATTCTGTGCCTTAATCATAGCGAAAGGAATGATCATTAATATGAAAATTGCTGTAATAGACGCGCAAGGCGCAGGTCTTGGCCAAAACATCATAAAGAGAATTCGTAGAGAAATAGACAATGATGTTTATATTATTGCACTTGGTACAAACTCCTTTGCCACATCAAAAATGGTACAAGCAGGTGCAAATGTTGGTATAAGCGGAGAAAGAGCAATCAGTTCATTTTGTAAGACAGCTAAAATAGATAGCATAATAGGACCAATCGGAATGATTTGTAGTGGAGGCATAAACGGAGAAATTACCTCTATGATTTCCAATGCAATATTTAATATGGATTGTACTAAATATATTCTTCCACTACAAAAGCATGACATTTATATTCCTGGAACAAGAAATCTACAAATCAGAGATATAGTTGAAGAGATTATCTTTGATATTAAGAATCGCTTAACAGATATAAATAAGAATTAAGCTGACTCTATCGTCAGCTCTCAATTAAACTTTTTCTTTACTTTTATATTTCTAGTTGCTCCACTTTTTATGTTATTGTTACACATATATAGCTTATGTTCGCGATTTTGCCCTTTATCTCTCATCTAGGTATTATTTAGTTTTATTCTTCTCCTTTTCTATTTTATTTCTTTCCACTAATCTGCCCATTAAAAAGGCAATTACTCCAACTCCAATACCTGTCTGTACACAGAAAAGCAAGCTCTCTACCTCTCCTGGCAATTCCCCACCAATCCAAGTTTCCATAACTGGCTTAAACCATGGCTTATACTCAGTACCTGTAATCTCCGAAACTACTTTGCTTCCTGCATCATCAGATCCACCAAATTCTGCTCCTTTTAATGTAAATAAAGGGATAACTGCTATAATCGCAGCAATTGTTAATAGACTTATAACTGTCTTTTTAGTCTTCGACACTATTTTTCCCTCCCTTCACTAATCCGAGGCCTGCCAATTCAGATTTTGCATATGTTTCAAGGCCTATTATAATAACTACTGTTAGAATTCCTTCGATAATTGCAAGTGGAACTTGTGTTGGCGCAAATACTGCAAGGAATTTAGCTGCTGATGCCATAACACCACCATTTTCTGATGGATATGCTAGTGCAAGCTGAAAACTTGTTATACAATAAGTAAATACATCACCAATTGATGCCGCTAGGAAAATCCCTACATATTTATTGATTTTGAGTATTTGACATAATTTATATATTCCGTAAGAAACAAATGGGCCTGCAATAGCCATAGAAAATGTATTAGCACCAAGAGTAGTTATTCCTCCATGAGCAAGCAAAATCGCCTGGAAAATAAGTACAATGATTCCTAAAATACTAACTGCGGCTGGTCCAAACAATATTGCACCAAGTCCAGTACCAGTCATATGTGAGCAGCTTCCTGTTACTGATGGAATCTTTAAAGATGAAAGTACAAATACAAATGCTCCAGCCATGGCCAAAATTGTGATTGATCTACGATGCTCAGACACTGTTTTCTTAATTGATAAATAGCCGGTCACTAAAAATGGAACACATACAACACCCCATATAATGCAAAATTGTGGTGGAAGATATCCTTCCATAATGTGCATGGCATTAGCTGCTGGAGCCACTCCAAACACTAAAGCAAATGCTGCTGCTAAAGCAACAATTCTCTTTTCTTTTTTATTCATTTTTCTCCCCCTCCAAAAGCTTCTGATATTTATATAACCAAAAGCTAAATAATAAAATCATATAAATTCAGCTGAAGTATAGAACTCCATCTTAAAAATTTTATTTATAATCCATATTCTCATAGTATGTCTTTAAATTCCTGTATGCTTTTAGGATAGGCTTTTATATCTTTTAAAATCTGTTTTTCTACAAGAGATTCATAAACCTCAATTAGGGTTGGCTGTTTTAAATTTGCCGCTTTTAAAATTCCCATATTTTGAAATATCTCAAGTGGTGATCCATCTGCAATAATTTTTCCTTCACTAAACACTAGGACTCTTTCAGCCCATCTATATGCAAAATCCACATCATGTGTAGAAATAAGCATTGTCTTTCCTTCAGCTCCAAGCTTTAGCAAGACTTCTTCTAACATCATTGCATTTAATGGATCCAAAGCCGCTGTTGGTTCATCAAAAATTACAATTTCTGATTTCA harbors:
- a CDS encoding DUF3842 family protein yields the protein MKIAVIDAQGAGLGQNIIKRIRREIDNDVYIIALGTNSFATSKMVQAGANVGISGERAISSFCKTAKIDSIIGPIGMICSGGINGEITSMISNAIFNMDCTKYILPLQKHDIYIPGTRNLQIRDIVEEIIFDIKNRLTDINKN
- a CDS encoding energy-coupling factor ABC transporter permease, which gives rise to MNKKEKRIVALAAAFALVFGVAPAANAMHIMEGYLPPQFCIIWGVVCVPFLVTGYLSIKKTVSEHRRSITILAMAGAFVFVLSSLKIPSVTGSCSHMTGTGLGAILFGPAAVSILGIIVLIFQAILLAHGGITTLGANTFSMAIAGPFVSYGIYKLCQILKINKYVGIFLAASIGDVFTYCITSFQLALAYPSENGGVMASAAKFLAVFAPTQVPLAIIEGILTVVIIIGLETYAKSELAGLGLVKGGKNSVED
- a CDS encoding cobalt transport protein CbiN yields the protein MSKTKKTVISLLTIAAIIAVIPLFTLKGAEFGGSDDAGSKVVSEITGTEYKPWFKPVMETWIGGELPGEVESLLFCVQTGIGVGVIAFLMGRLVERNKIEKEKNKTK